In Pirellulales bacterium, the genomic stretch GAGTCCCTGCCGGCGTCCTGGGCGAAGAGCTGACGACCATACTTGCTCAGTAGCCAAGGCCACAGTACGGCCTTCCGTCTGGTAGCATGGGCGGAGCGGTTACTGCCGCAGGCGTTGCACCTCGAAGGGGGCGACGTCTCTCGACGGCACGCCAAACTGGGCGGTGCTCATTTATCGAATCTTCCACTGAGCAAATCGCAAGATCGTGGATAGCGCCCGCACCCCCTCGATCCGATTCGTGGTCCTGCGTCACGCGCCGGGCTCGCGATCGTCCCGCGCGCTGCACTGGGATTTCATGGTCGAGGTCGGCGACTCGTTGCGAACATGGGCCCTGGCCGAAGAACCGACCGCACAGCGATCGATCGAGGCGCACGCGTTGCCGCCGCATCGTCTGGCGTATCTGGAATATGAGGGGGCCATTTCCGCAGACCGGGGTATGGTCGCCCAATGGGATCACGGCACGTACAGCATGCTGGCCGATTCGGAAGACCTGCTGATCCTGGATCTTGCAGGCGGTCGTCTACGCGGACAAGTCCGCCTGACGCGGCAGAAGGACTCAACAGGTCATTGGATCTTTAGATTCTCATCAGGCCTGGCGGCAACGTCCGATTGAGGTCTGGCGGGTTCCGAGCTCGGCGAGTCGGGCACTTGCAGTGGCCCTGTGCGCCCGGCCAGGTAAATCTCCTGGTTTCGCAACTCGAAAGCATCCAGCCGATAGACCGTGGTTTCTGTCTGCGCGGCCGGCAACGTGATCAGCGCCACGGGATCCCCGTGCATTTGACGCCATTCGACACGCAGATTCAGCCGCTCGGCTGCCTTCGCCACACCGTCGACGATCGGGGTCATCGGCACGGGCAACAGGCCGGCACGTGTCGCATGAATTCGTAGCGCTACCACGCGCGGCTCAGCCAGGTACATTTCAAACGTGGCAGTAACGACCGTCGACA encodes the following:
- a CDS encoding DNA polymerase ligase N-terminal domain-containing protein, translating into MDSARTPSIRFVVLRHAPGSRSSRALHWDFMVEVGDSLRTWALAEEPTAQRSIEAHALPPHRLAYLEYEGAISADRGMVAQWDHGTYSMLADSEDLLILDLAGGRLRGQVRLTRQKDSTGHWIFRFSSGLAATSD